ATCGAAGTGCTGACTCGGCCGGGCCAGGACCGTAAGTCTTGCCGCACCCCCAAGCTACAATCCCTCCGACCTGTTTTCTAAGGTAACATTGGCGTGAACTAACGTACTGAGCCCTCCGCCGTAGCCACCTGGGCTGAGTCCTTCACCAAGCTCCTCGCCTTCAACCAGACGCAATACGCCCGAGTCCTCTCTCTCGACTCGGACGCCAACGTGCTCCAAAACCTCGACGAGCTCTTCCTgctccccccctccccggTAGCCATGCCGCGCGCATATTGGCTGTACCCCCAGGAAAAGAAGCTGGCCTCACACAtcgtgctgctgcagccgAGCGCGACCGAATTCGCGCGCGTCATGGACGCGGTCCGcgacgcggcgccgggcgacTACGACATGGAGATTCTGAACCGGCTCTACGGCGACTccgcgctggtgctgccgcaCCGGCCGTACGCCCTGCTGACGCGCGAGTACTTTAGGGAGCCCTGGAACCACTCGCACTACCTCGGCAGCGACCGCGAGCAATGGGACCCCGTGGCGGTGTACAGCGAGGCCAAGTACCTGCACTTCTCGGACTGGCCTATGCCGAAGCCTTGGCTGCCTGCGGATGAGGAGCTGAGGCTCCAGGTGCAGCCCAAGTGTTATGTtaacgacggcggcgtcgagtcCTGTGCTGAGAGGGAGTTGTGGAACGGGTGGCGGAACGAATTTAAGGAGAGAAGAAAGGTGTGTTATCGTCCCCCGGAGGGAAAGTGACAGTCTCATGACCGCTGACAGTGAcatactatatagagagtatgCGGGACTGGCACTTGAGCGGGACGGCGCAGAAAGTCGTGAGTCTCTGAACTGCGGCCAACTTGTAGACGACTCGTGCGCCACGCGTGGCGGGTGTGCATTTGAAGGACGAGACCATCCGGGCGAGTCGAGATAGCCGGAGAAGTCGAGCGAGGTATCTTGGCCGGTTTTGACGGTAAAGGACATTGGTGGAAGCGCAGCGGCGAGAGG
The nucleotide sequence above comes from Thermothielavioides terrestris NRRL 8126 chromosome 6, complete sequence. Encoded proteins:
- a CDS encoding glycosyltransferase family 8 protein (CAZy_ID 270208), which produces MPRAYWLYPQEKKLASHIVLLQPSATEFARVMDAVRDAAPGDYDMEILNRLYGDSALVLPHRPYALLTREYFREPWNHSHYLGSDREQWDPVAVYSEAKYLHFSDWPMPKPWLPADEELRLQVQPKCYVNDGGVESCAERELWNGWRNEFKERRKRVCGTGT